One window from the genome of Oryctolagus cuniculus chromosome 1, mOryCun1.1, whole genome shotgun sequence encodes:
- the LOC138846257 gene encoding secretoglobin family 1D member 2-like, with the protein MKLLVPLLLVALALGCYEADAAACPAFVLDSVGFLFDPKPVYRQKLAKYDAPPEAVEAKLQVKECTDEIDKGKRALIAAVLTKIVKECAL; encoded by the exons ATGAAGCTGCTGGTGCCTCTCCTGCTGGTCGCTCTGGCCCTTGGCTGCTATGAGG CTGATGCAGCAGCCTGTCCAGCCTTTGTTCTTGATAGCGTAGGCTTCTTATTTGATCCGAAACCTGTTTATCGACAAAAACTAGCAAAATACGATGCACCTCCAGAAGCTGTTGAGGCGAAACTGCAGGTGAAGGAATGCACGGATGAGATTGACAAAGGAAAAAGAGCGCTAATTGCAGCAGTGCTG acCAAAATAGTGAAAGAATGTGCCTTGTGA